The genomic segment TTCAAATATTGTCAATTCTGATTTTAAAAACGCAACGTTAGTTAGGTAAAACGAaggagtaaaagtaaaaaatatattaatattaatacatacGTCAATATAGGCTGTAACGTTACGATACGCCCATATGATATGAACGGTAAAATGTAATCCCGCCCATATGAACGATGAACTACATGTATTTATTCCCGCCgtaaattatgaatgaaaaacttCATGTATGTACGTGAGGCTTCTCCCGCACATATATAAGATGTGTATATGTCCATATATATAACGTTACAGTAGTCTTGCACTGTTGCACACACTGTAGGACCAGTGGCCGAAACGTCAATGTCATATTAAAAGTTTCTTTCATATGGAGCCTCCGGTGTGCTACACTAATTTTTAGAAATTTTACCACAATTTATGTGGTGTATACCAATAAACTCAGATTAAGAAAATATGTTCACTTAATCACAATTAATTCACTTAATCACAATTAATTGCTAAcaatcttgtttgtttgtttgcaaaaaTTACTTTCATATCACATTTTCAGTGTTGAACCAAATGATACACAGTTTTGTACTGACTGGTTTTATAGTGTATTCAcatattataattttatatgATTTATCAAGTGGGGACAGTAAAATGTTGTGCCTCGTCTTTGATCAATATACAGGTATCATTCAGATAACTAGAGCTAAtagtcttttatttttctttcagataATGTATGCATATCTAGTTTTTCGCCGCCAGTCAGCTGGTTCTACCAGGCTGCTCATGGCACCCACGGAGGAGGCGAAGGCGCTCACCAACACCAGGTCTGGGAGGGCCAAACCCAAAGAGGAGGTGCTGGCAGAGGCCAGTACTTTCGTCAGGGGTCACGGTGGAGACCCAGCTGACCGGTTCCTGGTCCTCGCCCACTGCCAGCTGCAGTTTGGTATGTTCCAGGGCCAGAGGTTCAGGTGGCTCCTGGAGAACAGCCTGGGATATGCTGTTTACCTGCTGCACAGCATTTCTAAGGAGACGGTGCAGGCTAACCCTCTGTCGGAGAACAAGCAGCTCTTCCAGGAGTACGCCTCTCAGATTGGAGAGATGGTGGTGGAGCTGGAGGTGTTCGGCCGCAAGCAGGAGATGCAGAAGAGAGCGCGGGACACTGGCGACCAGGGCCACTTGATGGTGGAGTTTGGGGATTTCAAGGGTCGCTCCATGAAAGAAGTCCATGAGGACCAGAGCCAGAAGGCCCAGGCCCTCATCAAATACCTGGAGACTGCTGATGCCCGGCCCAACACCaacatggccattttcaaggcgtATGTCTTGAAGAGACGCACTGCAGCCTCCACTTCCTCTGCACCTCCATCCTCTGCACTTCCATCTGCAGCCTCCACTTCCTCTGCACCTCCATCCTCTGCACCTCCATCCTCTGCACTTCCATCTGcagcctccacctcctctgcACCTCCAGCAGGAGTCCAAAGTGGTGCATGGAAGCCCGCCACTGTGAAATCCCTGCTGGCAAAGAATTTGTCCTCTTCACAGATCGTGAGGAAGATGATGTCACCAGTCAAACTCTGTGAGTACGAGTGTGAATTTTGAATTTCCCCTACAGCAGTCCTACATGTGTAGCTTGTACCATTTTAACAGATTATACAAACTTGTCCTCTTTTTCCCAGCTCCAGCACCTCAGCTCTCCTTACCTCCACGCTCCAAACCCCGGCAGCTTTTCCCTGCTGGTAAGTATGCACCATCTTGCAGACATTTGTCTCTGTGCATTGTCAACAGTAGGCCTAATGCTTTTAACATTTCCTCTCCAGAGTCTGCTGAGATCGGTGATGAGGAGATGGTTTCTGCTGCAGCGCAGTGTGAAGCTCAGCTCGATACAGGTGTGGCATATGACACAAATGCAAatattatgagaatgtttagcGACAACACTAAGAATGTTATTGTGTGGAAAATTCctgtgttttaaatatatttttattcccAATACAGCATAAAACCACATCAACCAGGATGCAAACCTTAAAGATGTACAAAGGTGTCTCTATATTTTTTGCGTTTTTGCTTAACTCCACTCACCCCATGTGCTCCGAATCATCACTCATGCCTTTGTTTTTAACAATGACCCTGCATGCTCCTCTCATTCACGCTTTAGCTCCCTCTGGACTGCTGGGATGTCGTTGTTCTAATCATAACAATAGTAGTTGttactgtgtctgtgtgcatgtttcaTATCTGTGGGCCTCATCAATACTTACACATTAATTTTGCATAATTTTCCATGTGTTTACCCTGGGTTCTTTGCTTCGTATTATACTGACATTAAAAACAGTGTAACCTTAACATTGTGGCAGTTTGTGAGTTACTTTCATGACATGTTACTATCAAAACATTCAATCTAATTTTGTTTTGCTGCCTGTTTGCTTAATTCCTCCTTCATCAGCTCTTGCAGCCACGGTGCCTCCTGAGTCCTCTGCTGACCCTCcacctgcagctcctcttcatcAGCCGCCGGCTGAGCTTCCCAGTCACTGGAAGGATCAGCTTCCACCTTACCAGCAGGCGTGGATCCGGCAGACGTTGTTCAAGGCCAACCCACGCACCGGGAAGCCAGAGCTGGTCTCACAGCTAAAGCTGTGGCCCCCCTCATTCACGCCCAGCCTCCCGCCTCACCTGACCTCTTCTTCTGCCGCCCACTCTTCCTGTGGATGCCCCAGAAGATGTGGCAGTTCCCTCTGACCTGCGTCCGCCCAGCCTGTGCCAAGCACAGACTCACCGCCGCCGGAGTCTACAGGACGGTGCGGAAGGTGCTGGACATCGACGGCTGGTACGACCTCGCCACCGAGTACCTGGAGTGCAAAGGCTGCTCCAAGAAGTATCCAGCGTGGTCGGAAGACATCTTGGGCCAGCTGGATATGGGCCACcgcagccagttcccagctctGCTCACTTACAGGTAATTTATGATCAATGTCAACCATTATTACAGCAGGTGCTTTTATTTGTGGGTTGCTTTTCTGACATTAcactctttcctctcctcagatACTCGTGTGGCGTCCGCGTGCTGCGGATGATGAGGGAGAGGACGATGGGCAACATCGCGACCCAGCTGTTCAAGAAGCTGCAGGAACAGCACAGCGAGGCGTGGATGGAGCGCGTCCTGCAGTACCTGTCAGCTTGTGAGCCCTTCGCTCGGTCCGCTGTTGTCCGCCCCCCCGTCTTCGCTGAGCCTCCCTGCCTACCTGCCCTCCCCAAGCCCAAGTGGCTGCTGGCTGTGTACGCTAGGGATGTGCTCAGCCGGCTGCACGAGGTGAAGGCCAAGATCACCTCCATCTTTGGCTCGGTCCTCAAGATGGACTCCACCAAGAAGGTACCACAGCCCTCTTTATGTGCAGAGTTTTGAGTGCAAACACAAGAGACAGTTTTTAACTCCTTATCTTTTCTGAATAGGTCACGAAGAAGCTCGCCGGTGCTGCCACAGGTACAGCTGCCTGGTGCACTAATGTCGGGAACGAGTACGGCCAAGTGCTCGTCTCAGTCCCGACAGCTGGTGAGGGACAGGCGCTTGACGCCATGGCAGCTGGCCTGGTGAGGCGGTACAGTGAGGCGGGTGAGGCACCTCCCAAGGTCATCTATGTGGACAGAGACTGCTGCAGCCAGCGTGGCCCCTGTCGGGTGAAGGCCATGTTTACAGGGTGGGATGAGCTCCAGGTGCGCCTGGACATCTGGCACTTCATGCGGCGATTTGCTGCAGGTGTCACCACGGAGGCTCACCCCCTGTACGGCGTGTTCATGGCCCGCCTCTCCACCTGCGTCTTCCAGTGGGACCCGGAGGACGTCGCCGCTCTTCGCCGCGCCAAGGAGGGCGAGCTGGCAGCGAGGGGAGTCGGCCACATCTCCGAGGAGGCGGTGACCACGCTGATCACCCGGAGGGAGCTGGCGCTGCActgcaggaggaggacacgGGGGGCGGAGGAGACCAGCAGACTGATCGGGTCCCTCATCAGTCTGTTTGACAGCCCGAGCGGGAAGGACACTCTGGGCGTTCCTCTGCTGGACCACGAGCGGATCCAGCAGATCTGGAAGGAGCAGCAGAAGCACCTGAGCTGTATCCAGGACCCGGAGGACTTCCCGCTCTACATCAAGACTGGCACCCTGAAGAAAGGCAATGTAGAGCTGTGCTCCTACAGGTGTGCCTGGGGCTCCACCTCCCTGGAGTCCTTCCACCTCCACCTCAACAGGTTCATTCCAGGTATTGCACACATATGCGTTACTAGTTTTATACCTCTTCTTTCTCAGAATGTGtggctttattttttaacatctaTTATGTGTTATAGATACTTCATATGTTTTACAAACGTGACATGCCTCTTTGTGTTCTGAACCTTCAGGAAACAGTGCCAGCGACGCCCATTTCCAGGCGTACCTTCTGGACGGGCTGATGCGCTGGAACGATGACCGGATGGAGGAAGCTGTGAAGGGAGCATCTTCCATCCGGTCCTACGGCAGCGCTCTGAGAGAGGCGGTGGACCAGCTCAGCCAGAAGGTGCTCGGGAGACGCTGGGATGAGCGCTATCGCACCCCTGGAGCCTACACAGGTAACAAACTGTtcaacatggaaaaaaacagcaagatGAACGTTCTTATATGCAGTACCATGACATGTGTCGGAGGAGACTTCCCCTTCTTCAGAAGTGTCATCAGGTGCACCATGAAACCtatgaaaaaaggaaatacaaaaaaagaaacaacaagaaaaggttaaacacattaaacatttcACTTACTATTTCCTAatacagatttaaaaacaaacaaaaaaattgacaaacgTCACAGCAGCCCAGAggagaacaaagaaacaaggTGATGGAGATGAGCACAGGTGAACACTCAGGTGATGCTCACGGGGCTCAGTAGTCTCCTCCctggccactagatggcagtcaGAAGTCATTCACTGTCATTTACACTGTGTATTAATCAATGTAACCTTTCATGTATtcagtgaaatatatatataaaaccctcttttttctgttttgtctttttgttttttccaaggTGAACTGCTGGGTATGGAGTACCTCTATAGCCAGACCGGCAAGGAGCTGACCCCAGTGCTCCAGGACCCCgaggaggaggacaggctggtggaggaggtgaacGATGAGGACATACAAGATGAGGGGTATGTTGAAGAGAGCGTGGGAGAGCATTAGGGAGAAGTCATCGGGCCGGATGGGGTCGCCGGGTGGGACAAGGTCCAGGATCTCGCCGCCTGCCTGGTGGATCTCCATGAGGCTCCTTACCTCACCGAGCTGCAGGTGGGCCAGATCGTCCGGCTGTGGACAGCTCTCCCTGAGGTGGACAAACAGCGTGTGGACTACCAGCCTCGCCACCAGGAGCGCCTCACACACGGCCGCTTCAAGGCTCCGAAGCGGTCTGGAGTCACACCGGGCGTGGAGAGCGTGAAGCGCTGCCTGATAGGCCATCCTGGGGGTCCGGCACAGTGGCCCAGCACCAGCCGCTTGGTTGAGGCAATGTGCATCAAACTGTGCACGTTGCACAAGTCTCCAACCAAGAAGGCTGGAGTGTCGACCCCCAGGTGGTCCAAGATCCTCGGGGCGTACCACCACATCCGGGAGCTGGTGCTCAACATGCCGCGGGTCA from the Centropristis striata isolate RG_2023a ecotype Rhode Island chromosome 16, C.striata_1.0, whole genome shotgun sequence genome contains:
- the LOC131988409 gene encoding uncharacterized protein LOC131988409, whose amino-acid sequence is MPQKMWQFPLTCVRPACAKHRLTAAGVYRTVRKVLDIDGWYDLATEYLECKGCSKKYPAWSEDILGQLDMGHRSQFPALLTYRYSCGVRVLRMMRERTMGNIATQLFKKLQEQHSEAWMERVLQYLSACEPFARSAVVRPPVFAEPPCLPALPKPKWLLAVYARDVLSRLHEVKAKITSIFGSVLKMDSTKKVTKKLAGAATGTAAWCTNVGNEYGQVLVSVPTAGEGQALDAMAAGLVRRYSEAGEAPPKVIYVDRDCCSQRGPCRVKAMFTGWDELQVRLDIWHFMRRFAAGVTTEAHPLYGVFMARLSTCVFQWDPEDVAALRRAKEGELAARGVGHISEEAVTTLITRRELALHCRRRTRGAEETSRLIGSLISLFDSPSGKDTLGVPLLDHERIQQIWKEQQKHLSCIQDPEDFPLYIKTGTLKKGNVELCSYRCAWGSTSLESFHLHLNRKQCQRRPFPGVPSGRADALER